Proteins encoded in a region of the bacterium BMS3Abin02 genome:
- the hisC gene encoding histidinol-phosphate aminotransferase, whose translation MSRPTAYSHPVSECPIDLDLSKNEGQPPSVSLLSNISNESSLVSRYPETSALRESIRELYGVETDQVLVTAGADDALFRCFLAHMGPGRNAVATYPSFVMIPRYADQVGGRLVEVPWWQGAFPVEAVIDAISDDTDLVFVVSPNNPTGGVIDEAALGELAARARLLVLDAVYEDFAEHGLTRAALEMENVVIIRTLSKAWGLAGLRVGYVLGSTELVTELAAYGNPYSVSGLSASLAIARLNDRDEVAEFIGNVRSQRDTLAGILDSHGIITLPSQANFLLARFDAAEWVLSVAASLGVALRRFPDRPGLGDYLRITLPGDQPRFERLVHTLLSAVAPEALLFDLDGVLADVADSRVTAVVETAASVGVDGLGGLEPREEALVDSTMLERWAEMLPIGVVTGRPKSDAEEFLARFGMLDSISALVTREDARSKPDSAPIRLALERLGVDRAWMVGGTPDDVAAARGAGVVPIGVVAPGDDPNRSRRSLGGTARILGSVSELEGLLS comes from the coding sequence ATGAGCCGTCCCACCGCATATTCGCATCCCGTGTCCGAGTGTCCGATCGATCTGGACCTGTCGAAGAATGAAGGGCAACCGCCATCGGTTTCTTTGCTGAGCAACATCTCCAACGAGTCGAGCCTGGTGAGTCGATACCCGGAGACGTCTGCGCTGAGAGAGAGCATCCGCGAGCTCTACGGAGTCGAAACCGATCAGGTGCTGGTGACCGCCGGTGCGGACGATGCCCTCTTCAGGTGTTTCCTCGCACATATGGGTCCAGGTCGAAACGCGGTAGCCACGTATCCAAGCTTCGTGATGATCCCCCGCTATGCCGACCAGGTTGGAGGCCGGCTGGTCGAGGTGCCCTGGTGGCAAGGCGCCTTTCCGGTCGAAGCTGTCATAGACGCCATCTCGGACGACACGGACCTCGTGTTCGTGGTCTCACCGAACAACCCGACGGGCGGTGTGATCGACGAAGCCGCCCTGGGCGAGCTGGCGGCGAGAGCGCGGCTGCTCGTATTAGACGCCGTGTATGAAGACTTTGCCGAGCACGGCCTGACCCGTGCCGCTCTCGAAATGGAGAATGTTGTCATCATCCGCACCCTCTCCAAAGCGTGGGGTCTGGCCGGTCTGCGGGTCGGCTATGTACTGGGTTCGACCGAGCTGGTCACGGAGCTGGCGGCGTACGGGAATCCGTACTCGGTGTCTGGGCTCTCGGCATCTCTCGCGATCGCGCGTCTGAACGATCGAGACGAGGTCGCCGAGTTCATCGGCAACGTGAGATCTCAACGAGATACGTTGGCGGGGATCCTCGATTCGCACGGCATCATCACATTGCCGTCTCAGGCCAACTTTCTCTTGGCTCGATTCGATGCCGCGGAGTGGGTGCTTTCTGTTGCTGCGTCTCTGGGAGTTGCGCTGCGAAGGTTTCCGGATCGTCCCGGGCTCGGAGACTATCTGCGGATCACGCTGCCCGGCGATCAGCCTCGGTTCGAGCGTCTGGTCCACACCCTACTGTCGGCCGTCGCTCCCGAAGCCCTGTTGTTCGACCTCGACGGTGTCCTCGCCGACGTTGCCGACTCTCGGGTGACGGCGGTCGTCGAAACCGCGGCGAGCGTCGGAGTCGACGGGCTCGGGGGCCTCGAGCCACGCGAGGAGGCACTTGTGGATTCCACCATGTTGGAGCGGTGGGCGGAGATGCTTCCCATAGGTGTCGTGACGGGACGGCCAAAGTCTGACGCCGAGGAGTTCCTCGCCCGGTTCGGGATGTTGGATTCGATCTCGGCTCTGGTCACCAGAGAGGATGCCCGTTCGAAACCGGACTCCGCGCCGATCCGGTTGGCTCTGGAGCGTCTCGGTGTCGACAGGGCTTGGATGGTTGGGGGCACGCCTGATGACGTGGCCGCGGCAAGAGGCGCAGGAGTGGTTCCGATCGGAGTCGTTGCACCTGGCGACGACCCGAACCGGTCTCGACGGTCTCTGGGCGGAACCGCACGGATCCTCGGGTCGGTCTCGGAACTGGAAG
- the hisG gene encoding ATP phosphoribosyltransferase produces MTLSKSQDLLHLAVPKGRIEEGVVNLLADAGLQLRSSGRGYRPQLSVPGYEVKLLKPQNIVEMLAAGSRDIGFAGADWVAEKNAELVEMLDTGLDPVRLIAAAPLALLEDGRLPKRRLTVASEYERLSRRWIAERGLNATFVHSYGATEVFPPEDADVIVDNTATGETLSANGLAVVDELITSSTRLYASPQVLDSPAKMAAIDGLVLSLQSVLEARRRVMVEFNVSAQYLERIIEILPRMREPTIARLHGDSGMAVKAAVPRSELPALIPLLKEREATDIAVSRLEQIVP; encoded by the coding sequence ATGACACTATCCAAGTCACAAGACCTTCTTCACCTTGCGGTGCCCAAGGGCCGCATCGAGGAGGGAGTTGTGAACCTCCTTGCGGACGCGGGTCTGCAGCTTCGTAGCAGTGGCCGCGGCTACCGACCCCAGCTGTCGGTTCCCGGGTACGAGGTCAAGCTCCTCAAACCGCAGAACATCGTGGAGATGCTGGCGGCAGGCTCGCGCGATATCGGATTCGCCGGCGCCGACTGGGTGGCCGAGAAGAACGCCGAACTCGTCGAAATGCTGGACACGGGTCTCGACCCGGTACGTCTCATTGCTGCTGCCCCACTGGCGCTTCTCGAGGATGGTCGTCTTCCGAAGCGGCGGTTGACGGTTGCCAGTGAGTACGAGCGGTTGTCCCGCCGCTGGATAGCCGAGCGCGGTCTGAACGCCACGTTCGTCCACTCGTACGGGGCGACGGAAGTGTTTCCGCCCGAGGACGCCGATGTCATCGTCGACAACACTGCCACAGGGGAGACGCTTTCCGCCAACGGCCTTGCAGTTGTGGACGAGTTGATCACATCGTCGACTCGGTTGTACGCCAGTCCTCAGGTACTGGACTCGCCGGCGAAGATGGCGGCGATCGACGGTCTGGTGTTGAGCTTGCAGTCGGTGCTCGAGGCGAGACGACGAGTGATGGTCGAGTTCAACGTGTCTGCCCAATACCTCGAGCGGATCATCGAGATTCTCCCGCGCATGCGTGAACCGACCATTGCTCGTCTGCACGGTGACAGCGGCATGGCGGTGAAGGCCGCGGTGCCTCGTTCCGAACTGCCGGCGCTGATACCCCTACTGAAAGAACGTGAGGCAACGGATATCGCTGTCTCGAGACTGGAGCAGATCGTCCCATGA